The stretch of DNA TTGTGGGGGCGGAATTGTTGGAATTGTTAAAGTGGGGTGTGGGGAATGACTATTGTTGGGTCGTGGGACCGGACCGTAGCGCGGATTTTTTTCGTAGGGTGCGTCGGGACGCACCGAGATCCTGCCGGTTGGCGAAGTGCCATTCTCGCGTGGCAACGCAACGAAGTGCGGCGTTGCGTTGCCACGCGAGGGCGAAACGAGCGGTTGGGCAGGTTCGTGGTGCGTCCCGACGCACCCTACGAGTGGATTGCCGACTGGACCGGACTGTTTCGTTTTTTGAGCGGCTCGATTAGGAACTGGACCATCTCGTTCTTGTTTTTTCTCGAGCGTTCATCGAGGGAGACCGCATTCCCTCGGCTTGCGTCTTGGGTTAGTTTTGGACTGGACCGGACCGTTTCTTTTTTTCCGCGACGTAGTGGACTGGACCGCACACCTTTTTTTCTGCGGCGGTGATCGGTCGCCGATAATTGCGTCATAACGTCTTGTTTTAAAACGACTTGCGTTGTTGTGTTCGACTTGCGGTCACGATCGCAGAAATCGCCGCCAATTTGCCTCGCGCGTACATTCCAGCAGGTAACGTCTTCGGGGCGACGCACGCGGCGATCAATTTCTCACCGTAAATGGCGAGTTGATCGGTTGGGCTTCTGCTTGATCCCTTCCCAGCGAGGATCGAAGGCGCCCGGCGGCAAGTTCTCAGCCCGTCTCCACGGACCGGCGAAACGCAAGCGAGTGCAGTTCGCGCGCAGGAGTAAACCTACGGCATGCCTGGACAGATTTATACCATAGTCGCGAGCAAAAAGTCAACCCAAAAGAAGGGGGTGACGCCTGCTGTGGCGATCGGCCTGCGGGGCTATTGCGCCGACTGTCTGGGGGCCGAGCCGAAGATCGAGCCGAGCCCAAGCCGAGCGATCAGGTAGAGGGCCTTCACCGCTTCGCGCCAGTTGATCTTCGAGTAGCCCCGTTCTCGTTCTACATAGACGTAAGGAACCTCGCGAAAGGTTGCCCCTGCCAGGCGGAGCCGCCACAGGATCTCTTCAAAAAAGGAATACCCTTTCGAGATGATCTGATCGAAGTCGAGCCGGGCGAGCGTCGCCACGCGGTAACAACGAAATGACCCACTGCAGTCGCGAACTGGGAGTCGTAGCAGTACTCGAGTATAGAGGTTGATGCCGCGGCTCATCAGCCGACGATGCAGCGGCCAGCCGTAGACCCCGCCGCTGGGAACGTAACGCGAGCCGACCGCGACGTCGACATCACTCGTTTTGGCGACCGCGAGTAGATCAACGATTTTTTGCGGCGTGTGGCTGAAGTCGGCGTCGAGGTTGACCATGAGGTCATATTCTTGCTCGACCGCGTAACGCATCGCCGCGATCACTGCGGTTCCAAGTCCCGCCCCACGTGACCGATGCAGACAAGACAGACGCGACTCGGTTGCGGCAAACTCTTGGCACCACCGACCAGTTCCGTCGGGGGAATCGTCGTCGACGACCAGGATGTCGGCGTCGGGAACGGCTTCCAAGATCTCTGCCACCAACAGCGGCAGATTGTCGATCTCGTTGAAGGTGGCGACCGCAATCAGCACGGTAGGAGCAGGGGAGCGGTCGTTCGACATGCGAGGTAGGAGACGCCACAAGGGATAGTTGGCCCGCTGGTCACGGGAGGCAAGCTCGTATAATAGCTGGAATTGGCCCCCCTGTTTACCAACCTTTACGATTGCATGTCCGCGACAAGCGACAAATTTTCTACCGAAAATCCTTACAATCGCGACTTCTGGCTCGGTTACGGCGCCAATTTGGCGTTGATCATCGGGATGAGCAGCTTGTTTCGGTACGCCGATTTCATCGACTATCTCGGCGGCGGCCCGTATCAATTGGGGCTGGTGACTGGCTGTGGGATGATCGGCGGATTGCTGGGTCGCTTTCTGCAAGGGCGGCTGATCGATCGACTTGGGCCGCGGACGGTGTGGCTCTGCTCGCTGTTTGCGCTCACGTTGTTTGTGCTATTGCACCTGACGGTGGCGCGTCTCGATTCGGCTTGGATTTTCCTGCTACGGATCGGGATGATGATTAGCGTGGCCGGGGCGTTTAGCGC from Blastopirellula retiformator encodes:
- a CDS encoding polyprenol monophosphomannose synthase, which produces MSNDRSPAPTVLIAVATFNEIDNLPLLVAEILEAVPDADILVVDDDSPDGTGRWCQEFAATESRLSCLHRSRGAGLGTAVIAAMRYAVEQEYDLMVNLDADFSHTPQKIVDLLAVAKTSDVDVAVGSRYVPSGGVYGWPLHRRLMSRGINLYTRVLLRLPVRDCSGSFRCYRVATLARLDFDQIISKGYSFFEEILWRLRLAGATFREVPYVYVERERGYSKINWREAVKALYLIARLGLGSIFGSAPRQSAQ